In one Oryza glaberrima chromosome 2, OglaRS2, whole genome shotgun sequence genomic region, the following are encoded:
- the LOC127761315 gene encoding uncharacterized protein LOC127761315 isoform X1 — protein MLRCVYTQRRWAHRRGGFVTGGTGWSQRRAPAAAAAVGAGAGAKKSEWWAVDGEMHEIGEGVPHRERFAIPRDNLPNRRRKQMREQFMRRTRLVLKDTEHEAWCKKYMELYQELRENWERLYWDEGYSKKIAEDHANYDSAEEDDLDFSPYSRRRHTNVEPNKDIGFTASKQGETWERVTQIRDKFEYDRERRMRERAFAPMNMENNFGQHDSRFRNRHDSNYAPRNMENKFGSNDSDFGTQSGRSFRHDPSFRNQHGLNFQNESSFRNHQYPNFQNQRDPRNRVMSSEDQELMSSDDQEF, from the exons ATGCTGCGCTGCGTGTACacgcagcggcggtgggcgcaCCGGCGGGGAGGCTTCGTCACCGGCGGGACCGGCTGGTCGCAGCGgcgcgcccccgccgcggcggcggctgttggcgcgggcgcgggcgcgaaGAAGTCGGAGTGGTGGGCGGTGGACGGCGAGATGCACGAGATCGGGGAGGGCGTGCCGCACCGCGAGCGCTTCGCCATCCCGCGCGACAACCTCCCCAACCGCCGCCGGAAGCAGATGCGGGAGCAGTTCATGCGCCGCACGCGCCTCGTCCTCAAGGACACG GAACATGAAGCTtggtgtaaaaaatatatggaacTATACCAAGAACTTAGAGAGAATTGGGAAAGGTTATATTGGGATGAAGGTTATTCCAAAAAGATTGCTGAAGATCATGCTAATTATGATtctgctgaagaagatgatctAGACTTCTCACCTTACAG CAGGAGAAGGCACACCAATGTAGAGCCAAACAAG GACATTGGTTTTACGGCAAGCAAACAAGGTGAAACATGGGAAAGGGTTACTCAAATTCGTGACAAGTTTGAATATgacagagagagaagaatgAGGGAACGAG CATTTGCTCCCATGAATATGGAGAACAACTTTGGGCAGCATGACTCGAGATTCAGGAACCGACATGATTCAAACTATGCCCCTAGAAACATGGAAAATAAATTTGGTTCAAATGACTCAGATTTTGGAACCCAATCTGGTAGAAGTTTCCGACATGATCCAAGTTTCAGGAACCAGCACGGTTTGAATTTCCAAAATGAATCAAGTTTCAGAAATCACCAGTATCCAAATTTCCAAAACCAACGAGACCCAAGAAACCGCGTGATGTCTTCTGAAGATCAGGAATTGATGTCTTCTGATGATCAGGAATTCTAA
- the LOC127761315 gene encoding uncharacterized protein LOC127761315 isoform X2, giving the protein MLRCVYTQRRWAHRRGGFVTGGTGWSQRRAPAAAAAVGAGAGAKKSEWWAVDGEMHEIGEGVPHRERFAIPRDNLPNRRRKQMREQFMRRTRLVLKDTEHEAWCKKYMELYQELRENWERLYWDEGYSKKIAEDHANYDSAEEDDLDFSPYRRRHTNVEPNKDIGFTASKQGETWERVTQIRDKFEYDRERRMRERAFAPMNMENNFGQHDSRFRNRHDSNYAPRNMENKFGSNDSDFGTQSGRSFRHDPSFRNQHGLNFQNESSFRNHQYPNFQNQRDPRNRVMSSEDQELMSSDDQEF; this is encoded by the exons ATGCTGCGCTGCGTGTACacgcagcggcggtgggcgcaCCGGCGGGGAGGCTTCGTCACCGGCGGGACCGGCTGGTCGCAGCGgcgcgcccccgccgcggcggcggctgttggcgcgggcgcgggcgcgaaGAAGTCGGAGTGGTGGGCGGTGGACGGCGAGATGCACGAGATCGGGGAGGGCGTGCCGCACCGCGAGCGCTTCGCCATCCCGCGCGACAACCTCCCCAACCGCCGCCGGAAGCAGATGCGGGAGCAGTTCATGCGCCGCACGCGCCTCGTCCTCAAGGACACG GAACATGAAGCTtggtgtaaaaaatatatggaacTATACCAAGAACTTAGAGAGAATTGGGAAAGGTTATATTGGGATGAAGGTTATTCCAAAAAGATTGCTGAAGATCATGCTAATTATGATtctgctgaagaagatgatctAGACTTCTCACCTTACAG GAGAAGGCACACCAATGTAGAGCCAAACAAG GACATTGGTTTTACGGCAAGCAAACAAGGTGAAACATGGGAAAGGGTTACTCAAATTCGTGACAAGTTTGAATATgacagagagagaagaatgAGGGAACGAG CATTTGCTCCCATGAATATGGAGAACAACTTTGGGCAGCATGACTCGAGATTCAGGAACCGACATGATTCAAACTATGCCCCTAGAAACATGGAAAATAAATTTGGTTCAAATGACTCAGATTTTGGAACCCAATCTGGTAGAAGTTTCCGACATGATCCAAGTTTCAGGAACCAGCACGGTTTGAATTTCCAAAATGAATCAAGTTTCAGAAATCACCAGTATCCAAATTTCCAAAACCAACGAGACCCAAGAAACCGCGTGATGTCTTCTGAAGATCAGGAATTGATGTCTTCTGATGATCAGGAATTCTAA